Proteins encoded in a region of the Pseudochaenichthys georgianus chromosome 20, fPseGeo1.2, whole genome shotgun sequence genome:
- the LOC117465940 gene encoding epithelial-stromal interaction protein 1: MKMQSIKVIKSKQVEATSKKPEKSKAGKVRASSCQRCPQREKGEGGTVVRGPARKPSCERRGRSSSTAPRTATKWPRTDPDYRRRGSSVDPKCRELIEQQGVRAESKHVSHSFSNKAFTVIPPNPNKRREIQRKAEAELAALEELRLSRAMAFVSISPSTVGGCMSLEEVRLKQQQEMMQAKRKHKPMMKQLMEQTTVLKS; the protein is encoded by the exons ATGAAAATGCAATCTATAAAAGTTATCAAGTCAAAACAAGTGGAGGCGACGAGTAAAAAACCAGAGAAGAGCAAAGCGGGGAAAGTACGCGCGTCGAGCTGCCAAAGGTGCCCGCAGAGGGAAAAGGGTGAGGGGGGCACCGTGGTGAGGGGACCTGCCCGCAAACCGAGCTGTGAGAGGAGGGGCAGATCCAGCTCCACCGCCCCCAGAACAGCAACAAAGTGGCCCAGAACTGACCCGGATTACCGGAGGAGGGGCAGCTCTGTTGACCCAAAATGCCGGGAGCTGATCGAGCAGCAGGGGGTCAGAGCCGAGAGCAAACATGTCAGTCACAG TTTCAGTAACAAAGCTTTCACGGTCATCCCCCCGAACCCCAATAAGAGAAGAGAGATCCAGAGAA AGGCAGAGGCGGAGCTCGCCGCTTTGGAGGAGCTGAGGCTGAGCAGAGCAATGGCGTTTGTCTCCATCAGCCCCAGCACTGTGG GTGGCTGTATGAGTCTGGAGGAAGTACGCTtgaagcagcagcaggaaaTGATGCAAGCCAAGAGGAAGCACAAGCCG ATGATGAAGCAGCTGATGGAGCAAACAACCGTCCTGAAATCCTAA
- the LOC117465658 gene encoding polyhomeotic-like protein 3 isoform X2, producing MMDRELVRGSQSEYGESTNGTTPDTSTPMTPTPPRLTPNPMLLDSSAPTVTPTTSSPPPPLTPAPSVSAAHIPKAAAAAGAAAPPPSPHLLIPAPPKLTSTATPALRTYSRPILPSKTSPTILSSPVVASSSLLSSSSSSSSSSSSTSTTLLTKTSTSLTNGNTRPTPISTPITPFHTPASPPGRQVSQVHPAGTPGLVRANQSASPVRQRVSQQTLLLGKGLKGCGQDQVLLRAQMLQSLTLRPPPPGVLTIPPSLRLKTPCSAPPPLSRPHAPIFPPLRPRPQSCSTETPNTPSRHLSVPPPTLYSPVRAVPLRPRLHSPNGHRVVSSRQTSTLQPIAAAPVCQAPPTRSPLSALKSCPLTQTLLSQSQHNSLPGTTSASSHFERTPSAARQLQIIALSSGRQTKPCTYPPAALAPPTVELQEKPSHSKRTLNGEHVLPLPRPLIASLPKNSSPPSLLSPASPPQTQTLLRRGEGREEDEQREGGRGREGDREELRGEKDDQRGKEKQKLPPEREESIVGQKKEEEETVRVEEHMEVTEEGQSDGQKAGKKMEEEGESAMDQSESLHQDQNLDTDPVEDEEQKPVLGPAPESLQPGGQEDFSEDMSTQSDNQSALSSLSSQSPPSSPFISPSGEPHPPLLPPQPALPTDLSQSQPETEKVVKSNGESQPPETETEPLGQSGDESENLDQSLSSPWEQGAWPEGRQVLTHLVEGFVIQEGLQPFPVNRSSLLVPARVSTPQEVNGTNGSAALPVMDTEKPAEHCIESEGEVGGDAEDPDKSPVQRDRTVLHCQFCGKRGHAHNFMRSKRFCSTSCARGFNVRLTKRLRALSAGSRSERPRPALNRAESVPGKPLLLRLPRDLWSAGRREKEGKEKATEAEEDEEEEEEEEEEEEEEGEEEEEMEGGGEEEEDDEGEEDPAVAMTARMERRAARRARRASAPPLTTPTPKPTSTFRPRPTQWSVEEVTAFIHTLPGCSDVAEAFRLQEIDGQALLLLTEDHLMTSMNIKLGPALKICAHINTLKNQ from the exons ATGATGGACAGGGAGCTGGTTCGTGGGAGCCAATCTGAATACGGAGAGTCCACCAATGGGACCACGCCAGACACCTCCACCCCTAtgacccccaccccccctcgcCTCACCCCCAACCCCAtgctcctcgactcctctgcaCCCACGGTGACTCCCACcacctcctcccctcctccccctctcaCCCCTGCTCCCTCTGTCTCTGCAGCACACATACCgaaggcggcggcggcggcgggggCGGCTGCTCCTCCTCCATCTCCCCACCTCCTCATCCCTGCTCCTCCTAAACTCACCTCCACCGCCACACCGGCCCTCCGCACCTACTCCCGCCCCATCCTCCCCTCCAAAACATCTCCCACcatcctctcctctcctgttgTAGCCagctcctccctcctctcttcttcttcttcttcttcttcttcttcttcttctacctcCACCACCCTCTTAACCAAGACCTCCACCAGCCTCACCAACGGGAACACAAGGCCCACCCCCATCTCCACACCCATCACACCCTTTCACACACCAGCCAGTCCACCTGGAagacag GTATCACAAGTTCACCCTGCGGGCACACCTGGTCTTGTACGAGCCAATCAGAGCGCCTCCCCAGTGCGGCAAAGGGTATCCCAGCAGACCCTGCTCCTGGGGAAAGGTCTTAAAGGGTGCGGACAAGACCAGGTGCTGCTCAGAGCTCAGATG CTCCAGAGTCTCACCCTCAGGCCTCCTCCCCCCGGGGTCCTCACCATCCCTCCCTCACTCCGCCTGAAGACACCCTGCTCCGCcccgcctcccctctctcgccctCACGCTCCCATCTTCCCCCCCCTAAGGCCCCGACCACAGTCTTGCAGCACAGAGACCCCCAACACGCCGAGCCGTCACCTCTCCGTCCCCCCGCCAA CTCTGTACTCTCCCGTGCGAGCCGTTCCGCTGCGCCCCCGGCTCCACTCTCCAAACGGACACCGAGTGGTGTCCTCTCGTCAAACCTCGACCCTTCAACCCATTGCTGCAGCCCCCGTCTGCCAGGCCCCCCCCACTCGCTCACCACTGTCTGCACTGAAGAGCTGTCCGTTAACCCAGACTCtgctcagccaatcacagcacaaTTCCTTACCCGGGACCACGTCTGCTTCCTCTCACTTTGAGCGCACGCCGTCTGCGGCGAGGCAGCTGCAGATCATCGCCCTCTCCTCGGGACGCCAGACCAAGCCTTGCACGTACCCCCCCGCTGCGTTAGCCCCTCCTACTGTGGAGTTGCAGGAGAAGCCCAGCCATTCAAAGAGGACGTTGAACGGCGAGCACGTCCTTCCTCTTCCTCGTCCTCTGATCGCCTCGTTGCCAAAAAACAGCTCGCCTCCATCCCTCCTGAGTCCGGCTTCCCCTCCTCAAACACAAACTCTGCTCcggagaggagaggggagggaggAAGATGAGCAgagagaaggaggaagagggagagagggagacagagaggagcTGAGGGGGGAGAAAGACGACCAAAGAGGGAAAGAGAAACAGAAGCTCCCTCCTGAGAGGGAAGAAAGCATCGTTGGTCAGaagaaagaggaagaggaaacaGTCAGAGTGGAAGAGCACATGGAAGTGACAGAGGAAGGCCAAAGTGATGGACAGAAGGCGGGGaaaaagatggaggaggaaggagagagCGCCATGGACCAGTCTGAGagtctccatcaggaccagaacttAGATACTGACCCTGTTGAAGACGAGGAACAGAAACCAGTCCTGGGTCCAGCTCCAGAGTCTCTGCAGCCGGGCGGTCAGGAGGACTTCAGTGAGGACATGTCCACTCAGTCTGACAACCAATCAG CGTTATCCAGCCTCTCCTCCCAGTCTCCCCCGTCCTCACCCTTCATCTCCCCCTCTGGAGAACCCCATCCTCCCCTCCTTCCCCCTCAGCCTGCCCTCCCTACTGacctcagccaatcacagcccGAGACAGAAAAAGTTGTAAAATCAAACGGCGAGTCGCAGCCGCCAGAAACGGAGACGGAGCCCCTCGGCCAATCAGGAGACGAGTCGGAGAACTTGGACCAATCGCTGAGTAGCCCCTGGGAACAGGGGGCGTGGCCTGAGGGGAGACAGGTGCTGACTCACCTGGTGGAGGGCTTCGTCATCCAGGAGGGCCTGCAACCTTTTCCA gtgaaCCGCTCGTCCCTGCTGGTTCCCGCGCGGGTCTCCACGCCACAGGAAGTGAACGGGACCAACGGCAGCGCAGCACTTCCTGTGATGGACACAGAGAAACCAGCTGAGCACTGCATCGAGTCAGAGGGGGAGGTGGGGGGAGACGCAGAGGACCCCGACAAGA GTCCGGTACAAAGGGACAGGACGGTGCTGCACTGCCAGTTCTGCGGGAAGCGAGGCCACGCACACAACTTCATGCGGTCCAAACGCTTCTGCTCCACTTCCTGTGCACGAGG GTTTAACGTGCGTCTGACGAAGCGTCTGCGGGCTCTGAGCGCAGGGAGCCGGTCTGAAAGGCCCCGACCCGCTCTGAACAGGGCCGAGTCCGTCCCGGGGAAGCCTCTTTTACTGAGACTG CCTCGTGATCTGTGGAGCGCCGGGCGGCGAGAGAAGGAGGGGAAGGAGAAGGCGACGGAGGCAgaagaagatgaggaggaggaagaggaggaggaggaggaggaggaggaggagggggaagaagaggaggaaatggagggagggggagaggaagaggaagatgatGAGGGGGAAGAAGATCCTGCTGTCGCCATGACGGCCAGGATGGAGCGGCGGGCGGCGAGGAGAGCGAGGAGGGCATCCGCCCCCCCGCTGACCACGCCCACCCCCAAACCAACGAGCACCTTCAGACCCCGCCCCACCCAGTGGAGCGTGGAGGAGGTCACCGCCTTCATACACACACTGCCAG GCTGCAGCGACGTGGCCGAGGCGTTCCGGCTGCAGGAGATCGATGGCCAAGCTCTGCTGCTGCTCACTGAGGACCATCTGATGACCAGCATGAACATCAAACTTGGACCAGCACTCAAGATCTGCGCTCACATCAACACACTGAAAAACCAATGA
- the LOC117465658 gene encoding polyhomeotic-like protein 3 isoform X1 codes for MMDRELVRGSQSEYGESTNGTTPDTSTPMTPTPPRLTPNPMLLDSSAPTVTPTTSSPPPPLTPAPSVSAAHIPKAAAAAGAAAPPPSPHLLIPAPPKLTSTATPALRTYSRPILPSKTSPTILSSPVVASSSLLSSSSSSSSSSSSTSTTLLTKTSTSLTNGNTRPTPISTPITPFHTPASPPGRQVSQVHPAGTPGLVRANQSASPVRQRVSQQTLLLGKGLKGCGQDQVLLRAQMLILTSAMRPALSSSSSSSSSPASSSPLYSNPASAQLQSLTLRPPPPGVLTIPPSLRLKTPCSAPPPLSRPHAPIFPPLRPRPQSCSTETPNTPSRHLSVPPPTLYSPVRAVPLRPRLHSPNGHRVVSSRQTSTLQPIAAAPVCQAPPTRSPLSALKSCPLTQTLLSQSQHNSLPGTTSASSHFERTPSAARQLQIIALSSGRQTKPCTYPPAALAPPTVELQEKPSHSKRTLNGEHVLPLPRPLIASLPKNSSPPSLLSPASPPQTQTLLRRGEGREEDEQREGGRGREGDREELRGEKDDQRGKEKQKLPPEREESIVGQKKEEEETVRVEEHMEVTEEGQSDGQKAGKKMEEEGESAMDQSESLHQDQNLDTDPVEDEEQKPVLGPAPESLQPGGQEDFSEDMSTQSDNQSALSSLSSQSPPSSPFISPSGEPHPPLLPPQPALPTDLSQSQPETEKVVKSNGESQPPETETEPLGQSGDESENLDQSLSSPWEQGAWPEGRQVLTHLVEGFVIQEGLQPFPVNRSSLLVPARVSTPQEVNGTNGSAALPVMDTEKPAEHCIESEGEVGGDAEDPDKSPVQRDRTVLHCQFCGKRGHAHNFMRSKRFCSTSCARGFNVRLTKRLRALSAGSRSERPRPALNRAESVPGKPLLLRLPRDLWSAGRREKEGKEKATEAEEDEEEEEEEEEEEEEEGEEEEEMEGGGEEEEDDEGEEDPAVAMTARMERRAARRARRASAPPLTTPTPKPTSTFRPRPTQWSVEEVTAFIHTLPGCSDVAEAFRLQEIDGQALLLLTEDHLMTSMNIKLGPALKICAHINTLKNQ; via the exons ATGATGGACAGGGAGCTGGTTCGTGGGAGCCAATCTGAATACGGAGAGTCCACCAATGGGACCACGCCAGACACCTCCACCCCTAtgacccccaccccccctcgcCTCACCCCCAACCCCAtgctcctcgactcctctgcaCCCACGGTGACTCCCACcacctcctcccctcctccccctctcaCCCCTGCTCCCTCTGTCTCTGCAGCACACATACCgaaggcggcggcggcggcgggggCGGCTGCTCCTCCTCCATCTCCCCACCTCCTCATCCCTGCTCCTCCTAAACTCACCTCCACCGCCACACCGGCCCTCCGCACCTACTCCCGCCCCATCCTCCCCTCCAAAACATCTCCCACcatcctctcctctcctgttgTAGCCagctcctccctcctctcttcttcttcttcttcttcttcttcttcttcttctacctcCACCACCCTCTTAACCAAGACCTCCACCAGCCTCACCAACGGGAACACAAGGCCCACCCCCATCTCCACACCCATCACACCCTTTCACACACCAGCCAGTCCACCTGGAagacag GTATCACAAGTTCACCCTGCGGGCACACCTGGTCTTGTACGAGCCAATCAGAGCGCCTCCCCAGTGCGGCAAAGGGTATCCCAGCAGACCCTGCTCCTGGGGAAAGGTCTTAAAGGGTGCGGACAAGACCAGGTGCTGCTCAGAGCTCAGATG CTGATTCTTACGTCTGCTATGCGACCTGCactctcctcttcttcttcctcctcctcctcccccgcctcctcctcccctctttACTCTAACCCCGCCTCCGCTCAG CTCCAGAGTCTCACCCTCAGGCCTCCTCCCCCCGGGGTCCTCACCATCCCTCCCTCACTCCGCCTGAAGACACCCTGCTCCGCcccgcctcccctctctcgccctCACGCTCCCATCTTCCCCCCCCTAAGGCCCCGACCACAGTCTTGCAGCACAGAGACCCCCAACACGCCGAGCCGTCACCTCTCCGTCCCCCCGCCAA CTCTGTACTCTCCCGTGCGAGCCGTTCCGCTGCGCCCCCGGCTCCACTCTCCAAACGGACACCGAGTGGTGTCCTCTCGTCAAACCTCGACCCTTCAACCCATTGCTGCAGCCCCCGTCTGCCAGGCCCCCCCCACTCGCTCACCACTGTCTGCACTGAAGAGCTGTCCGTTAACCCAGACTCtgctcagccaatcacagcacaaTTCCTTACCCGGGACCACGTCTGCTTCCTCTCACTTTGAGCGCACGCCGTCTGCGGCGAGGCAGCTGCAGATCATCGCCCTCTCCTCGGGACGCCAGACCAAGCCTTGCACGTACCCCCCCGCTGCGTTAGCCCCTCCTACTGTGGAGTTGCAGGAGAAGCCCAGCCATTCAAAGAGGACGTTGAACGGCGAGCACGTCCTTCCTCTTCCTCGTCCTCTGATCGCCTCGTTGCCAAAAAACAGCTCGCCTCCATCCCTCCTGAGTCCGGCTTCCCCTCCTCAAACACAAACTCTGCTCcggagaggagaggggagggaggAAGATGAGCAgagagaaggaggaagagggagagagggagacagagaggagcTGAGGGGGGAGAAAGACGACCAAAGAGGGAAAGAGAAACAGAAGCTCCCTCCTGAGAGGGAAGAAAGCATCGTTGGTCAGaagaaagaggaagaggaaacaGTCAGAGTGGAAGAGCACATGGAAGTGACAGAGGAAGGCCAAAGTGATGGACAGAAGGCGGGGaaaaagatggaggaggaaggagagagCGCCATGGACCAGTCTGAGagtctccatcaggaccagaacttAGATACTGACCCTGTTGAAGACGAGGAACAGAAACCAGTCCTGGGTCCAGCTCCAGAGTCTCTGCAGCCGGGCGGTCAGGAGGACTTCAGTGAGGACATGTCCACTCAGTCTGACAACCAATCAG CGTTATCCAGCCTCTCCTCCCAGTCTCCCCCGTCCTCACCCTTCATCTCCCCCTCTGGAGAACCCCATCCTCCCCTCCTTCCCCCTCAGCCTGCCCTCCCTACTGacctcagccaatcacagcccGAGACAGAAAAAGTTGTAAAATCAAACGGCGAGTCGCAGCCGCCAGAAACGGAGACGGAGCCCCTCGGCCAATCAGGAGACGAGTCGGAGAACTTGGACCAATCGCTGAGTAGCCCCTGGGAACAGGGGGCGTGGCCTGAGGGGAGACAGGTGCTGACTCACCTGGTGGAGGGCTTCGTCATCCAGGAGGGCCTGCAACCTTTTCCA gtgaaCCGCTCGTCCCTGCTGGTTCCCGCGCGGGTCTCCACGCCACAGGAAGTGAACGGGACCAACGGCAGCGCAGCACTTCCTGTGATGGACACAGAGAAACCAGCTGAGCACTGCATCGAGTCAGAGGGGGAGGTGGGGGGAGACGCAGAGGACCCCGACAAGA GTCCGGTACAAAGGGACAGGACGGTGCTGCACTGCCAGTTCTGCGGGAAGCGAGGCCACGCACACAACTTCATGCGGTCCAAACGCTTCTGCTCCACTTCCTGTGCACGAGG GTTTAACGTGCGTCTGACGAAGCGTCTGCGGGCTCTGAGCGCAGGGAGCCGGTCTGAAAGGCCCCGACCCGCTCTGAACAGGGCCGAGTCCGTCCCGGGGAAGCCTCTTTTACTGAGACTG CCTCGTGATCTGTGGAGCGCCGGGCGGCGAGAGAAGGAGGGGAAGGAGAAGGCGACGGAGGCAgaagaagatgaggaggaggaagaggaggaggaggaggaggaggaggaggagggggaagaagaggaggaaatggagggagggggagaggaagaggaagatgatGAGGGGGAAGAAGATCCTGCTGTCGCCATGACGGCCAGGATGGAGCGGCGGGCGGCGAGGAGAGCGAGGAGGGCATCCGCCCCCCCGCTGACCACGCCCACCCCCAAACCAACGAGCACCTTCAGACCCCGCCCCACCCAGTGGAGCGTGGAGGAGGTCACCGCCTTCATACACACACTGCCAG GCTGCAGCGACGTGGCCGAGGCGTTCCGGCTGCAGGAGATCGATGGCCAAGCTCTGCTGCTGCTCACTGAGGACCATCTGATGACCAGCATGAACATCAAACTTGGACCAGCACTCAAGATCTGCGCTCACATCAACACACTGAAAAACCAATGA
- the cldn11b gene encoding claudin-11b — protein MAHMCRLVTGSAASCAGWVGVIVATATNDWVRTCEYALATCIRMDELGTRGLWAECTISPALYHCQALSQMLSLPAYVQTSRALMICACLLGLPAMLLVLMSMPCVRLQNDNFAVKQLRARVGGVLFILMALCGIISTVWFPIGSHQEEHLMSFGFALYAGWVGSGLCLLGGITILCCQGTDPGTPGRDNSFYYSRQRGTATPLDPPANHAKSARV, from the exons ATGGCACACATGTGCAGGCTGGTGACCGGCAGCGCGGCCAGCTGTGCGGGCTGGGTGGGGGTCATCGTCGCCACGGCCACCAACGACTGGGTCCGGACCTGCGAGTACGCCCTGGCTACCTGCATCCGCATGGACGAGCTCGGTACCCGGGGACTGTGGGCGGAGTGCACGATCTCCCCGGCGCTGTACCACTGCCAGGCGCTCAGCCAGATGCTCAGCCTGCCCG cttACGTGCAGACGTCTCGTGCCCTGATGATCTGCGCATGTCTGCTCGGCCTCCCCGCGATGCTGCTCGTGCTCATGTCCATGCCCTGCGTCCGGCTGCAGAATGACAACTTCGCCGTCAAGCAGCTGCGAGCCCGCGTGGGGGGGGTCCTCTTTATCCTCATGG CTTTGTGTGGCATCATCTCCACGGTGTGGTTCCCGATCGGCTCTCACCAGGAGGAGCATTTGATGTCGTTCGGGTTCGCTCTGTATGCCGGCTGGGTGGGCTCCGGTCTCTGCCTCCTGGGGGGCATCACCATCCTGTGCTGCCAGGGCACTGACCCCGGGACCCCCGGCCGCGACAACAGCTTCTACTACTCCCGTCAGAGGGGCACCGCCACGCCGCTGGACCCCCCCGCCAACCACGCCAAGAGTGCACGAGTGTGA